AGTCTAATCCTGACTACCAAAAAGTAATTCTAACAAACGAAGAATTTAAAATTACAGAATTAGAAAATTATCTTCAATGCGGCAAACTCAATCTTGTATCTTTAAATGAAATTAAGGATTCAGATTCAACAATTATTCATATAATCGACTTAGTTGATACATTGGAAGTGATTTCTCAGTCGTCTAACTCAATCCATCATCACTCGATTGATTCGACTTTAATTAGAGAACATATTAACAATATTTTGGAAATTTTGCAAAGTAGAAATTTCGCCTATACCACAGAAGAAACAATTCTATCTGACTGCCAAATACTTTATAAATTATTGATTGCACCTATCCAAAATTTAGCCTCTTCAAAAATCTTAGTTTTCATTTTAGATACAACCTTTCAAAGTATACCTATGGGTATACTTCACGATGGCAATAGTTATCTTATTACACACTATGCCATCACCTATACGATGGGATCAAAAATCCAATTCCCTAAATTTTTAGATTCTTCACAATTACGGGCTTTAGTTGCAGGAATTAGTAAGGAATCACCAAGTTTTTCTGCTGCCAACGCCCCTGAAGGACTCAAGCCACTACCAGGGGTTGAAGCAGAAATAGCCAGCATCAAAGAAGAAATTACTTCTACAAAGATATTATTGAACGAGCAATTTGTTAGTTCCATGCTGGATAAAGAACTGACTACAGATAACTTTCCGATAATTCATTTAACAACTCACGCTCAATTTAGCTCTCTTGCTGACAAAACAATGATTTTGGCTTGGGACAAACCTATTACTATTTTAGAATTCAATGATTTGCTTAAAGAAAAAATGCAGCAGTCGAAAAAAGCAGGGCTTGAGTTGTTGGTTTTAAGCGCCTGTCAAACAGCAAAAGGAAACAAAAGATCAGCCTTGGGCATTGCTGGTGTGGCCGCACAAGCAGGAGCTAGAAGTACGATTGCTAGTCTCTGGCAGGTAGATGCCGATTCAACAGCTTTACTTATGAAAATATTTTATAAAGGATTAAAAAATAATTTAACTAAGTCCGAAGCTTTACGCCAAGCACAATTACAGATGTTATTAAACCCTAAATATCAACATCCCTTTAATTGGGCAGCTTTTCTATTAGTTGGTGCTTGGCTATGATGTGGTCAACGCTCTCGCAACTGCTGCAATGTTTTGAAACCTAATTCTATTTTTTTCAATTCAACTTCGTTCCCATTTTTCTTTGCTAACTGTTCTGCTTTCGTGTAGCTTTGTTGCGCTTGTTCCAGTAATAACGCACCTACATAGCGATCGCCTAGTACCCTAAAGATTGTGGGATCTTGACTACCAGCTATAATCCGCGTTTTCAATTCTTTGATAGTCTCGTCTAAAAGAAACTCGGACATAAATACAGTATCCAGATCAAGCGCCGCCTCCTCATCAGGTGGCAACCCCAGGACTTTTACTTGCTGCACTTTTGCTGAAATATCCTGAACCTTATTTAAAGGTAAAAGAGATACTACCGAAGAGCTAAAACTTAGACGTTTACTACCACGATTGGCGATTATCGTAATATTGTAAGCATTCCCATACAGCAATTCTTTTTGCTCTTTTGGGTAAGGGATAACGGTAGTATTAGTCTTTACTTGTACCTCCCAATCAACCTTATTACCTTTTAGCACTACTGTATAGCTATCAGCATCCGCCACTGCTCGCCACGAAATATCCGGCTTATTGTTGATAATCGAATTTCCGTAGGGACTTATTAAAGCTGGCGAATTAGGTTCATCTTCTGGCCCTTTAAAATTGCGTGGGCAAAGTAGGACATTTACCACTGAACACTGCATGGATTCTTTGGCGGGGTGATCGCATATTTCCTTGTCAAATCTTGTGCTACGCTCTATAGTTATAAACTGTCGATTCAGATAGCAGAGAACCCTGACCGGACTACCATTCGGCTCTATTTTTTCACCTAAGCATATTTTTCTTCCTACTCTCCAAGTACGATCATTTCTACTATAAATTCGCCCACTTGGTTCTGCACACATTCTTTTTTCTAATATTTGCTGACTCCAGACGCTGGTACTAGCAAATAATGAAGTAACTAAAATTAGAGTTGATAGAGTTGTTGATACTGCTATAAATCGAGGAATATAAAAAAAGTAAACCGGAGTCCGAGCCATTTTTTGAAAAGTAAAACCCTAACTTTTAGTTTACTATAATAACTAACGATTTTTTTTAATTATTCGCTGTAATAAACTATCTCGCCAGTTAAATACTTCCGGTAGGTCAGAATCAAGTGTCAGACAAGCTTCCCAAGCAAGAAATGAGTTATCACTATCTTCCAAAATATCGTATATTTGTGCTTTTAGACAGTGAACATCTGCTCTTTGGATATCTAATTGTTCAGCTTTTTTTAAATATTGCTGGGCTTCTTGTAATTTCTTATGTTTTAACTTTGCCCATCCCAGATTTTTGTACAATGCAGCTTGTAATTTTGGCATTTGAGTGTTTTTTAATCCTTCTCCTGCTAAAGCGATCGCTGCATCATAGTCACCTTTTAAATTTTTCAATCGTGATAAATTGTTCAAGACTTGGGCTGCTTGCTTATTAAATTTTAGAGCAACATTGTACTGTTGCTCTGCCAAGTCTTTTTCACCCATGTCATCGTACAAAGTTCCCAACCCAAAATATCCTTCCCAGGTGGGGTTTATTTGCAAAGCTTTAGAATAATTACTAGTAGCACAATCATAATCTTTTAGCAATTGGCAGACAAAAGCTAAATTAGTATAGGTGTCCACATCTTGATTATTATATTTTATCGATATAGAATAATATTTCTTGGCATCTTCTAAGTTCTTGGTGCTACGAGCCGCTTTATCAAAATAAAAATTTGCAATATAATTCCTCACTTGAGGACTTATTTTTATAGCTGAATCAAACAATTTTTGTGCGCCCTGAGAATTATTAGCTGATTCAGCTTGTTCTCCTTGAACCACTAGACTTTTAGCTCTTAAAGGTAAGAATATTTGAAAATATGCCGTAGTTCCCAAAATCAATAATCCGAGCCAAATACTAATTCTAAATGCTTTAGATTTTGTTAATCTGTAAAATTTATTTTGCTCATTAATTTTTTCTATTCTCTGTAAAATAATTTTAGTATCTGCTGGACGTTTTCCAGGAGTGGGAGCCATCAAGCTATCAATAATATCTGCCAAAGGTTTATCAATTTGTAGTGCTTTATCTCTCCATATCAGTTTCTCTGTGTGTCGATTTGTAGGTAAATCCATTAGACGAACTCCCGTCATCATACGAACAAAAGTTCGCCCCAGAGCATAAAAATCAGACTGCGGTACAGCTTTTCCATAAATTTGTTCTAATGGTGTATAAAAATGCGAAATTATAATTGTAATTTCATTATCTCCAGCATTTTTACCTGCCCCTCGATTAGCACCAACTTTTGTTAGATAAGTATCTGTTATTTGCCGTGCTGTTCCAAAATCAATCAATGCTAATTGCCCATTTGGTTTGAGCATTATGTTTGCAGGTTTAATATCTCTATGAAAAAAACCTGAATTATGTATTTTTTCTAAAATTTCTACTAACTGCTTTAACCACTCAAGTGCTACAGATTGTGAAATGGGTTGGTGAGAGTTTATCCATTTTTCTAGGTCTTGTCCTTCTATTTTGTCCATGATTAAACATCTAAGCATGAAAGGACTATTCTCAGGACGATAAGTAAAGAAATCTTCTGAACCATTCGTCTGTGGTATATTTTCACAATCTATTAATGATAAAGCCAGAGCTTCTCGCTCAATTAATTGAATTGCTTTAGAAGAAGTCCACCTGACAATTTTCATCACTCGCACTTTTGGTACAGTAATCCATTCTGTTCCTTTATCTTCTATTTCAAAAATTTCATTATAAGTAAATGGATTATCACTCAATTCTCTTAGCGGCTTTAATAGGCGAATTCGATTGTTAATTAATAAAGACTTCCCGCAACCTAGACAAGTATCAGTGCTATCAGGATTTTCACGTTTATCACAAAGAGGATTTATACAGTAATATGACATATTATTTTAGATTTTAATTTTTTAAATTAGTAATTTTATCTAAATGATTATCAAAATTTTGATTTTCAAACTTAGAGTTTTAATTACTTAATAAAATATCTACTGGTAATTCCCCATATATAGCTTTTTATATAACTAGTGTTTTCACACAGCAGGAGCATAGGCGTTCGTCGATTCATCCTAAAAAGGGAATATAGAGGTTACTCTCTTTTAAATAATAGCCTTTCGATTTTTTTGGTAAACTCAAGTAAAGCACTTGCCTAGCAAGGTTTTTATTACAACCAACAAAGCACTGTTTAGCTGAAAAGTACAGCTACTTTATTTAAGTTTTCTTAATATTTTTTTATAAATCTTAGGTTGAGCAGGGAGAGAAAATTTTCTGCTTGCCTCTCTTGATGCTCCATGAATAAATTTCTTATCCGACCCAATACCTCTCGGTTAAGGAATTAGGAGTGACTTTTACTCACGAAGTTATCATGGTTTCAAGTGTGCAACCTGCTCCATTTTTGACAGGATGAGAGCTTAACCGAAAAGTATTGTTATCCGACCCGTATTGCTTGTGCTGTCCAGCATACAGATTTGTCTTTGAGAACCCAACTACTGGAAGCTTCAGCTTGTCGTTGCTGTCAAGTTTTGGGTAAAGGTATAGTTTTTTAGTTATGCCTTCTTATCAAAAATCTTCTTCACTAGTATTGCTATTTTTTCTTTTTAGTGATACATAATTATTGTTTTAGGTTACTTTAAGTAACATTTATAGTGACTTAAGCCTTTCATGTTGACCGCGAAACTAAGAGGACTTGGAAAAACTACAACTTTAGACATAGATAAAGCAAATTTATCTTCGCACTTGCACAAAATATGTTACATCAATGTAAAATACATCTAACATCTATTCGTGAAAAACCAATACTATGAGTTGTGACTTAGGGTAAGAGTAAACCTATGGTTTTGCTTGTTAGACGTGGGAGAAAACCTCTCATTCTTCCAAAAGAACAGCAGTCCTCTGATTCACCATCTTTGCCATCTGTAACTTTTGAAGAAGCTGTAACAACAGTTAACAATTTAGTTTTTACCCAAAAACGACGATATTTGTCTGAGGCTGAGATTGTTGTACTGAAGGGAGCATGGAATAGTCAGGATTTTTCTGAAATAATAGCCCAGCAAACAACATACGCTGGCAATTATCTACAACGTCGCGTAGCTCCTCAGCTATGGACTTTGCTTTCTGAAGTTCTAGGGGAACCAGTAATTAAGCGAAAGGCGCGATTTCTGTTAGAGCAAGCTGTCAGAAAGTATTCTAATTCAGACCTATCCTCTGACATTAACAGTGAAGGTTCAGGTTCTATCAAAGGTCAGCCTCCTGACACATCTGTTTTTTATGGTAGAAAACAAGAACTATTGCAGTTAAAAAAGTTAATTAGCGACTATCGCTGTGTACCCATTACCGGAGTTCCTGGAATTGGCAAGAGTACTTTATCTGCAAAACTTTTATCGGATATTAGCTTAGAATCTTCACAAAAATTTGATTTTCTCATCTGGAAATCAATTACTCATCCAGTACCAATTCAGGATCTAGTGGCTGATTTAATTAAGCTAATCCACCCAATAGAACCATCTATAGTTTTACCTGACCAAACACAAGCAATTATTACTGTTTTAATTAAGCATTTACATTCACACCGTTGTTTAGTCGTTCTAGATGGCTTTGAAGCTTTATTCAGAGCTTCCAATTTAGAGCAACGCCTAGAGTATAAAATACTGATACGACGTTTATTAGAGGAAGAACATCAAAGCCGCTTCATATTAAATTGTCGTGTTTTTCCCAGCGATTTAAATACTGTCTTGAAATATAAACAAGCTATTACTTGCTTTCGATTGGAAGGATTAGACACAGAATCTGCAAGGCAATTGTTGACTGATCAAGGCTTAACAGATCAAGATAAATTACTCGACATAATTTATACTTATCGTGGTAATGTTGCAGAATTACAAGCAGTAGCCCAACGAATTAAATATTTTTTTGCTGGAAGTGCAGAAAAATTTTATCAGCACAAAACAACTTTTATTACCGATGAGTTTCAGTCAATGCTTGATGAAACTTTTAGTGAAGTCTTGACTCCGCTTGAACGATACATCATGGTTTACTTGGCAGAGAGAATATCTTTAGATGTAAGTTTTCTTAGCTTCAATAATTTATTGATTGAAATCAATTCTCAATATGATAACTCTGCTTCCACTTCAACAATAATTAAAGCCTTAGAAAACCTTGAAAGATTTTCATTAGTTGAGAGTATGAAAGACCCCAACACTAAGGAAATTAGCTTCACTTTACAACCCGTAGTCAAAAAATACATTACCCAAAATTCATTAGGGTTGTTGCCTGCTAATGCTTTTCCATCACCAGCAAACGCATCATGAAGGCAAACCCGACATACAAGTTTTCGAGCGCAAGCCCAAGACAGAATCAACGCAAAGGGCAGCTTGAGGAAAACCAAATAAAACTGGAGGTAACGACAACTTAACAATCAAAATCTTGCTAGATGCGAAAATAACCAATGTTCTGTAAGATCAAGCTGGTCATCAAAGGAGGTAAAAAAATATAAACGATTTAAAGGGCAAAACCTACTAAGGAGTTGGCCTTGCCCGGAAATTAGATAATTCAATAATTCCAGAGCGGGGTTGCTATTGGAATGACTAAGAAAGTGGCCGAAAGTTTGGCGACTGAAAACCACTAACTTGTCAGGAAAACACCCACGCTGCTTTACTTTGCCATTATAGCGACAAAGGCACAAGTACAGCTACTTTTTGCTGGCTACTTTTTTGCATTTTGGCAAAAAATTTATAATTTCATTATGTAAATTTTTATAAAGCAGTGTGAAAACCTCTCTCTGAAGCTGAAAATCATAGCTATCAGAGGAATCTACTGTGTTAAATAACCAATACCCCCAAGAATCGGGGATTGGAGCGCAAGTGTTATCTGAAATTTCAGATAGTACATTTTCTGAATACCCCAATAATCTAACAGCAGCCGAGTATCATGAATTGGCTGTTGCCAGTGCAATTCATCCTGAGATAATTGCCCGAAATTTCCGGCATATCGAAGGAGAAACCGTATATAGTTATTTGTTCATATCCCCAGCTATCCCCCGAAAAAATGCTGGACGAGTGACAGATGGTTTTTTAAAAGCGTACCAACATCTCACCACTGGAGGGATGTGGATATCGGGAGTTGACCCGCAACAAAACTGGGAACCAATGGAGTGGGGACGACTCAAACCCACCAACCCGCGTATTGACGGGGAAAAAGGTAAGCCCGTAAAGTACGAGTCACCGCCAAAAGTCCCAAACCGTGTTACTTATTTTGACATCCCCAACTGTATTTGGGATTCGGTGGCAAAACGTTACAATATCAAACGCTACCACTGCCCCCTGGCGCTGCGATTACAAGACAGACTGCATCCAATACTGTTCTGGGAGTGGGTACAGCGACACCCCGAAATACCTATAATTCTGTGCGAAGGCGAGAAGAAGGCGGCCTGTTTACTCAGTTTAGGATTTGCGGCGATCGCCCTCCCTGGTATCTGGAACGGACGAGTGGGAAAGAAAGATTTTGACGAAAGGCTGCATCCTGACTTATTACCACTGGCACAGAAGGGGCGAAAATTCATTATTCTGTTTGACTACGAAACCAAACCCAACACCCGTTGGTCGGTTTATCAAGCAACTGTAAGAACTGGTAAAACAATTGAGGCTGTTGGCTGTGCTTGTGAGGTGGCACTGCTGCCAGGGTCGGAGAAAGGCGTTGATGATTTTGTGGTTGCTAGAGGTGATGATGCCAATGCACTGTTGACAGCAATTATTGATGATGCTCACTCATTGAAAGATTATCAGCAATTGTTCCTCATCAAGCACCGGGGACTGAGAAAGTATAGACCAGATGCGCTGATCAATACAAAATATTTAACCCAAGCAGTTGCAGTTCAGGACAAAGAAACAACCAACATACCACAACAGACAGTATGTGTATTACAAACCCAAAAGCCAGAAAAACCTTTTGATTTTCTGCCTCAGCCAGAGCAGTCAGAGCAGCCAGAGCAACCAGAGGAAATACCCCCAGGTCATCGCGGAAAAATCAAGTACAAGCTCAAAAAATTGAGACAACAGCCACAACCCAAAAGTATTATCTTCCCAAAAACAGGCTTAGTGGTACTGATTTCTGACATGGGTACGGGGAAAACCGAATTAATGCGTTGGTGGCGTGATGCTCACCCTGACCAAAGATTTCTCAACAACGGGCATCGGGTGAATCTGCTGAAAAATCTGGCAGAACGTTTGAAAACCTTGATGTATTCTGACCTTGGTTATGCTGGCATGACCCAAGCACAAGCCCTCAGCATTACCATCGACAGTTTATATAAGTTAAACACCCAGGCCCTAACTTACGGCTGTATTTTCATTGACGAAACTTGCCAATACCTGACACACCTACTGCACAGTAATACTTGCAAGGAACATCGCGCACTCATACTGTCTGTATTAGAACATATTGTTTACAATGCGCCTTTAGTTGTCATCGCTGACGCACACATGGATGACATCACCATTGATTTTTTCATGGCCATGCGACCAGTTGGGGAGCAACCATACATTATTAAAAATGAATGGAAGAATGGAGAGCGCACCATCTATTGGTATGAGGGGATGGATTCTTCCGCGTTGGTGGCGCAAATCTCGGCGGCAATCATGATGGGTCAAAAAGTCATGGTGGTTTCGGATTCTAAACGATTCATCAAGAAACTTGACAAATCTTTGAGTATACAGATTTTAGAGTCTGACCCAATACCACAGGATCAAGAAGCTGCTACTTTATCTCTAAAACCACCTCATTCCCACACCCATAAATCTTTACGAGTTTGGTCTGTACATTCTGATAATTCCGGCAGTGATGAGAATGTGGCCTTCATTAAGGACATCACCAACGCTGTCGAGAATATAGATGTACTTCTAACTTCGCCTAGTCTGGGTACTGGTGTTGACATCTCACAATATCATTTTGATTTAGTATTCGGTGTCTTTCATGCAGTTTCCCAAACTGCCACCGAATGCGCTCAACAGCTGTGGCGTTATCGTCCCAAAGTGCCGATTCATGTTTGGGTAGCACCTCTTCCACCATTCGGTTACAAAGAAATCAACCCCACCAAAATCAAGGAAAGGATACTTCAAACGAATGAAATCACTGCTTTTCTCATCAAAATCGACCGGCAAACAGGTAAGCGCGGGGCTGAGAAAGATTGGGCATTAGACGCTTACTGTCAAATTCAAGCTGCACGTCACCAGTCAATCAATAACTTACGGGCTGACCTGAGATCACTGTTGTCCGACATGGGTAATACTATTGTCCCAGTCGGAGATCATATTGATGTCGCAACTTGGGAATCCTTAAAATATGCGGCTGAGGCTCTAGATGCTGCTCATCATCAGTCTGTCGCCAAAGCAAATACCATCTCAAGGAGTGAGTACCGCGCACGGCAAAGTAAGGATTATCTTTCACCTGACGAATTTTTTGAATGTGAGAAGTTTCGCATTCACGATGCTTATGGTGTGGAAGTCACCGAATCTCTCGTCGAAAAAGACAACGGCGGTCGGTTAATAGGTGCGATCGCATCTTTAGAGGCTATCTTATCTCCATCCCAAGAGACAATCCTGGATTCTCGGACTAATCAACAATACCCCGCACCCCCAGAATTTGTCAGTGCTAAAGATTTAGCTGAACGTAACAAGCTACCCTTTTGTATGGATTGGAGTAATTATTCCGCCAAGTGGTTAGCTCGATTTAACTTAGGTTTACACCACATTCTCAAACGATTAGTAGCGGGTGAAGAAATTACTGCTGCCGACGAACAACTATTAAATCTGACCCACAGAGCAAAAGAATGCGCTGCTCACATTAAAGCAATTTTGGGGTTTACTATCCCTAGTGATTGTCAACCGATTTGGTTGTTGGCCACTTTAGTCGCGCAGTTGGGACTAAGTTTAGATTTTCGTAAATCTGGTAAACGTGGACAACAAGTTAAATTGTTCTCGCTTTCAAAATCCGAATTAGATTTTGCATTAAAAGTTATCGCTCATCGTCAACAGCAACGGAGTGATTACGCTCAAACACAGTCATTACAAGGGGTTGAATCGGCTTCTTCTCCCGTATCCACCCCCCCCTTAATTGGTACAGGAAATCCCTTAGTTGGGGGGGCGGATACTACGCCTTCCTTGAAAGCAGGGGAGCAGGGGAGACAGATTTTTGCCCCCTGCCCCGAAACCTCTTCATCTGATCGCACTACCCTACTTCACTGTGTAGAAATACTTCGCTCTGGTATTACCAAAGGAGCCGAGGCTATCAAAGGCATTCTCAAGCGATGGGCCACTGATTGGCGGTGGCACGTTGTTTTGCAACTGGAGGCTTTAGCACAAGAAGAATTGCAGGCGATTGCCCTTGCGCTGCCGCAGTTTTATGAGTGGTTGGATGAATCGGTGTTGCCAATGGAAGCATAAGGCGATCGCGCTGTCCCTTTGGATGGGAAAATTTACTTATGAGAATGCGTGTTCTGATAAGTAAATGTCTCGCGTGCCAGTCCAATCATTAGCCCTAGCCACTCCATCGCCTTTGACCATTCACCCAGTGGCAGTCTACCTGGGAGCATTGGCAAATGGTTCTCAACGGACAATGGAACAAGCACTCAATGCGATCGCAGCTTTGATTTCCAATGGGGAGTGTGATGCTTATACGCTCAATTGGGCTGCTTTGCGCTATCAGCACACGGCGGCGATTCGTACTGCCTTAGCCCGAAAATATTCTCCAGCGACAACGAATAAAATGCTGTGTGCATTACGCCGAGTTCTCAAAGAAGCACTGCGGCTGGAATTAATGGATGCAAAAGATTATGCTAAGGCTGTAGATATTCAGAGTGTGAAAGTCAAAAGAAAACTCAAGGGCAGAGCGTTGACATCGGAAGAAATTGGCGCACTGCTAAAGGTATGTCTTGACGACCCCACACCACAGGGCGTAAGAGATGCCGCTTTGATTGCCATACTGCGCGGTACGGGGGTAAGACGGGCGGAAGTGGTAAATCTGGATTTAAAAGACTTGAGCCGTAATGGCGAATTACAAGTTCGACAAGGTAAAGGTGATCAAGATCGGACAGTGTATTTGCCGATAAGCGCAATGGCACTGGTTGAAGATTGGCTGTGTGTTCGTGGTCGCAAAGCTGGAGCGTTGTTATGCCCGATTCGCAAAGGTGGAGAGGTACAGTTGAGGAGAATGTCATCACAAGCAGTGTTGCTGATTGTTCGCAAACGCGCTGCCGAATCAGGGGTAGAGTCTTTTTCTCCCCATGACTTTCGCCGGACATTTTGCTCAGACTTGCTAGATTCTGGGACAGATATTGTGACTGTACAGAAATTAGCCGGACACGCTTCACCTGCAACAACTTCTAAGTATGACCGTCGCGGCGAAGAAACTAAACGCCTTGCCGTGGAAAACTTGGATTTTCCTTACACTCGTCGTCACAAATAGGGTGTAGGGTGTGGGTATTCTAACCCTACTCAAATAAATTTTTACTGTCTATACAGCTTTCTGTACCACGTCTACACACGCTGTTCACCAGATACGTCTGTTGAAAGTCAAGCGGGGCAAGACTTTCTCTAGAGTTGTCTACACAGCATCTACACGGTAAGTTTGTGATTGTAAATGATTGTCATAAAGCTCAAGAGTTTGCTTTTGCGGAAACAGGAGATGAGCAATGGCCATACCACTTGCCCAGATGAAAATTGGATTATCAGTTAAGTATCTGATTGGCACAAGAAGCGGGTTGACAGCGAGAGTCAGCGAGATCAGAAAATGCTCTTTGAGCATCAAAGATACTCATGTGATAACGTTGACATTTGATGATGAATCGCTGCCGCCGCACTTGAGAACCCAAGATGTTACTGCCTACAACGGCGTGGTTGAGTGGTGTGAAGTGGAGTTTTAACGTCAAAAGAATTCTTCTTCCTCAGTGAATTTTGCGTTTTAAATTCAAAAAAGGTCAAAACTAATGAAGAAATGTTACTTGAAGGATAAAATGGCAGTTGTTGCCACTTTATCTTTCATCAGATGGGCTGCCAAGATATAGTTCATAAAATACATCTGAGTAATAAAATGAAAACTATCACTCGCTTTACCGTGTAATACATGGGAAGATAGAACCTTATCTAACGGTGTAATACACGAAAATATGACGCTCAAACGGGATATCCAGGGAAAGTTCGCGCTTAAAAATGATGATTACCGAGAAGTACGTTCCTTGAGATTAACTGACAATACTTGGAAGGCATTAGGGATTGTGGCAGAATGCTACGGTTTGACTAGGGCAGACTATTTAGAAAAAATTGTGAGAAATAACAAACTACCAAGTATTACACAGTCCGAGTCAGAATAATACCGTGTAATACTTGGTAAATTACCGCTTAACCAAGTATTACACGGGAAGGTAGTATTGCTCTGTGCTGCTATTGCTCAACTAACCAACTCTTAAGAACCAACCGGATCTCGCTTTGGCTTGCGCTCTCCCACCCGCCGGGTAGATTTTTTCTTGGGGGCAGGTTCAATGACAATAGCTTCGGTTGGTTCTCCGGAGACAACAGAGACAGTTTCTACGGAAGTCTCAATTTGTGGTGAAGGATCTGGTTGAGTTTTTTTCCGGCTCTGTCTTTTCTTGGGGGTTGGTTGGACAACAGTTTCTTCTGATGCAGTAGAAGTAACTGACTGTGTTGTTTCTTCTTTTTGACGCTTACGCCGGGTTGTCTTCTTTGGTGTGTTCTCAACAGGTAACTCTGTTGCAGTAACAGCATTTGAGACTGGCGGAGGAGACGAAGTGCTACCAGTTCCCATCTGTAGTAAATGCCACAAGTGTTCACGACGGCTTTCCATATAATCCAGTTTTTGCTCCCCTTCCACAGCATCAACAGCCATGCGTTCACATTGAGCCAGGGTCATAGCATGGTCTTGCAATCGTTCCAGAGAAAGCGTATCGCTACCATCATGCAATGCTGCCGCCACTGCACGAATCAACCAATCTTTGAGTACGCCAACGCAACCAACTGAGCGTTCATAGAAATAACACCAGTTTTGCATAAAAACTGGAATTTCCACCTGCAAAGGGACTTGTTTAAGCAGTGCCAATAATACCCCTTGAAAGTCCTGACGGTCTTGCTCATGCTGAAATAGATAACGAGGAAAATGGATGTCCAGACCCCGCCGCGATGACTGACCACTTAAATTCCGCAAATTTAACAGTTCGTAAGTCCCAATGAGAATGTGCAGTA
This window of the Aulosira sp. FACHB-615 genome carries:
- a CDS encoding site-specific integrase, coding for MSRVPVQSLALATPSPLTIHPVAVYLGALANGSQRTMEQALNAIAALISNGECDAYTLNWAALRYQHTAAIRTALARKYSPATTNKMLCALRRVLKEALRLELMDAKDYAKAVDIQSVKVKRKLKGRALTSEEIGALLKVCLDDPTPQGVRDAALIAILRGTGVRRAEVVNLDLKDLSRNGELQVRQGKGDQDRTVYLPISAMALVEDWLCVRGRKAGALLCPIRKGGEVQLRRMSSQAVLLIVRKRAAESGVESFSPHDFRRTFCSDLLDSGTDIVTVQKLAGHASPATTSKYDRRGEETKRLAVENLDFPYTRRHK
- a CDS encoding ATP-binding protein, whose amino-acid sequence is MENWLHGNLTVAANEKLTRFKEYAVSHPQLVQVDQILMRAIREPAGFAHVLVYGPSGVGKTTMIRQITKRLNGTSATSVTGNLAQYPLLLLETRPPDGGAFNRADYYRTALKLLGEPFYERRMLVDIDSEQTWEKKGRGRTKTAQFNDSPELRQALEETITRRGVKAVILDEAQHLMKIGTGASAGKLLDQLDWIKSMTNVTGVLHILIGTYELLNLRNLSGQSSRRGLDIHFPRYLFQHEQDRQDFQGVLLALLKQVPLQVEIPVFMQNWCYFYERSVGCVGVLKDWLIRAVAAALHDGSDTLSLERLQDHAMTLAQCERMAVDAVEGEQKLDYMESRREHLWHLLQMGTGSTSSPPPVSNAVTATELPVENTPKKTTRRKRQKEETTQSVTSTASEETVVQPTPKKRQSRKKTQPDPSPQIETSVETVSVVSGEPTEAIVIEPAPKKKSTRRVGERKPKRDPVGS